ATCGCCACCGACAGCAATGTCAGAAGCGCCACCAGCATATGCATGTTATCGCCGGAAATACCGTTGATCCCGACGGGTGCCAGATTAAGACCGATGGCCGCCCCCACCGCCCCCGTCACCGCAGGCGGCATCAGTTTTTCAACCCAGCCCGTCCCGGTTGCCATGACGATCAAACCAATCACGACATAAAGTGCACCCGCCGCAATAATACCGCCAAGCGCGCCACCGATATCCGGGTTGGGGCCAGATCCGGCATAGCCGGTCGCGGCAATCACAACGGCGATAAAGGCAAAGGAAGATCCCAGATAGCTGGGCACACGCCCCGCCGTGCAGATAAAGAAGATCAGCGTGCCGATCCCCGAAAACAGGATCGCAAGGTTCGGATCAAACCCCATCAGAAGCGGGCCAAGAATGGTGGCACCCGACATGGCGACAAGGTGCTGCAAGCCCATCGGGAACATTGCCCCCCACGGCAGACGTTCGTCAGGCATGACGGTAGAAGACCGGGTCAGAGACCAGGAAGGAAAATATCGCATCGGTTTCCTTAAGCTGACTTTTAGACGTTACCCCAGTAACGCACTCTGCCCGATCAGCATGGCGCGTTATCAAACCGCGTCGGGTATCGCGCCCTGACCGGCAAAAAGCAAGATGCCTGCCGCAGGTTTTTTATTCCGTGTCATGAAAATGATCGTAAATCTTGCGGGCAAGGGCGGCACTGATGCCATCCACCGCCTCAAGATCGGTTAAACCGGCATCCGCCACGCCGCGCGCCGATCCGAAATGATGCAGCAACGCCTTTTTGCGTGCCCCACCCACGCCGGGCACATTATCAAGAACGCTTTTGCCGATCTGCTTGGACCGTTTGGCGCGATGCGTGCCAATCGCCCAACGGTGCGCTTCATCGCGCAAACGCTGGATGAAATATAAAACCGGATCCTGCATATCAAGACGCACGGGCGGTTTTCCGGGGATATGCAGCACTTCCTTGCCCGCATTGCGATCAACACCCTTGGCAACGCCGACAAGCATCACGTCTTCGATCCCAAGGTCTTCAAGCACTTCGCGGGCCACGCCAAGCTGCCCCAAGCCACCATCGATCAGGCAAAGGTCCGGCCATGTGCCGTTTTCCCGGTCCGGGTCTTCCTTTTGCGCACGCGCAAAACGCCTGGTCAGAACTTCGCGCATCATGGCAAAATCATCACCCGGCGCGATATCGCCCTTGATATTGAATTTGCGATAGGCACTTTTCATAAACCCCTCAGGTCCGGCAACGATCATGCCGCCCACCATGTTGGTGCCCTGAATATGACTGTTATCGTAAACCTCTATCCGTTCTGGCGTGCCGTCCAGTTCGAGTTTATCGGCCAGATCTTCCAGCAATTTGCGTTGCGAAGCACTTTCGGCCATGCGCCGCCCCAGCGCGTCCTTGGCATTGGTCAACGCATGTTCAACAAGCTTGCGTCGACCGCCACGCTTGGGCACCTGCAAGGTAATCTTACGGTTATTATTGATCGACAATGCGGTTTCGACCAGTTCCTGACCTTCGATCTCATGCGATAGCAGCACCTGTTTCGGGGCCGGTTTATCGGCATAGAACTGCCCGACAAAGGCCGACAGGATTTCGGCAATTTCCGCCCCCTGTTCATGGCGCGGGAAATAGGACCGGTTGCCATAGTTAGAGCCCGAGCGGAAGAAGAAGACCTGAACACAGCTTTGCCCGCCTTCGTGATGCAGGGCGATCACATCGGCCTCTTCAACGCCTTCCAGATTGATGTCCTGATGCGACCTGATCTGGCTTAACGCACGGATACGATCGCGATACATCGCCGCCTGCTCGAAATCCATCCGTTCAGACGCGGCAAGCATGTCGGCTTCAAGCTGCTTGAGGATTTTCTGGCTGCGCCCGGTCAGGAAGTCACGGCAGATATCGACAAGCGCGTCATATTCGGCTTTGGCAACCCGATCCACACACGGCGCGGAACAGCGTTTGATTTGATACAGCAAACACGGACGCGACCGGTTGGAAAATACGGCATCCGTGCAGGAGCGCAGCAAAAAGGCACGCTGCAAATGGTTGATCGTGTTGTTCACCGCCCAAGCGGACGCAAACGGACCAAAGCAACTGCCATCCTTGGCCCGTGCCCCGCGATGTTTGACGATGCGCGGATAATCATGATCCTCGGTGATCAGGATATAGGGGAAACTTTTGTCATCGCGCAGAAGGATGTTGTAACGCGGTTTAAGCTTCTTGATCAGGTTGGATTCAAGAAGAAGCGCCTCGGCTTCGGTGTGGGTGGTGATGATTTCCATCCGCACGGTCTGTGCGACCATACGGGCAATCCGTATCGGCAACTGCATCAGACGGGTATAGGCCACCACGCGCTTTTTAAGGTTCTTGGCCTTGCCGACATAAAGAACCCGGTCCTTGTCATCAATCATGCGATAGACACCGGCCGATCCCGGCATGGTTTTCAGCGCATGTTTGATGGCCTCGACACCGCGCGCAGCCCCCCCGTCATAATCATCGCCTTCAAGCGACAATCCGATTTCCCGAGCGGGGTTTTCGGATGGGGTTTCAGGCTTCATCAGGCGTCTCCGGCAGATTTATTAAAAATCAAAAGTTGTGACGGCTGTCACTTCTCAAAGTGGCTTCCGACAATACCCAAAAAGATTAACGTCGCAACATCACTTCACAGAATCGCAACCCAAAAAAGATGTCCACCAAGGCTGTGGATAAGTTTGTGGGTAATAGGGGGGCTCTTTGCTGCACCCCTTGAGAGTCTTAACGTTCTATGAAGTGCACATTTATTGAGCAAACAATCTAAGTTATTGTTTTTAAACACAAAAAATACTGTCAACCTGAAAACATTCGGTAATACAGGAGTCAAAAAAGAATATTTTCCTTTGATTCCATGCCCCCAGATGCTTGTGCATAAGGGAGACAGCGATTCGGCCTAGAGGAATCACAGAGTCCCCGTCCAAAACCGTTAACAAAAGTAAATTTTAAGCAGATTTACGGATGGGATCAGCGCGCGATATTAAAGCGCTCTATTTCCACTCCGACCGCGGCAACGTCGTCAAAGACATCAAGCTTTTCAACTCGGACGTTTACCTTGCGTACCCGACGATCCGCCAGGCACATATCGGCCAGTTTTTCCCCAAGGGTTTCCACAAGGTTCACATGACCGTCACGGCAAATTTCCCGCGTGCCGGTCACCAGATCTTCGTAGCTTAAAACAGTGGCAATATCGTCATTCTGGACACCCTCGCCTTCCAGAACGGCAAGGTCCAGATTGATACGCACCCGCTGCGGGGCATGTTTTTCATGATCATATACGCCAATGGATGTCTCGACGACCATGTCACGCACGAAGACACGACGCAAACTGCCGGCATGATCTGCGTAGGGCAGTGTCGTAATGTTATCGTCCTGCTTAAGGCCTGCGGTCATGGTCTGGTCTTCCTTGTGCTGCGCTTGGTGCGGCCAGATGTCCGGAACCCAAGCCCGACGCATCATTCCTCTGGCATATTCTGTTCGCCACTGGGCGCCCAATTGAGGTGCTGCCCGCCGTCAAGCGCTAACATTTGCCCGGTGATGGCTGGCGCGGCAAGGAAAAATCGTACCGCGTCGCAAATCTCTTGCGGGTTTGTCCCAATTTTCAGGGGCGTCTGATCGCATTGCTGATCGAAAACTTCCTGTGTTTGCCGGACACTAGGCAGTGCCGGGCCGGGACCAATCGCATTGACCCGGATGTGCGGCGCCAATGCCAGTGCCAGTGTCTGGGTCAGCGTCCAAAGGCCGGCCTTGGACAAGGTATAAGTCATGAAATGCGGTGTCAGATTCCAGACACGCTGATCAATCAGGTTGATGATGACGCCCTTTTGCCCGGCGGGCAGCCGCTTGGCGAAATCCTGCGACAACACAAACGGTGCGCGCAGATTGGCTTCCATATGATAGTCCCAGCCCTCA
The Thalassospira xiamenensis M-5 = DSM 17429 DNA segment above includes these coding regions:
- the uvrC gene encoding excinuclease ABC subunit UvrC, which encodes MKPETPSENPAREIGLSLEGDDYDGGAARGVEAIKHALKTMPGSAGVYRMIDDKDRVLYVGKAKNLKKRVVAYTRLMQLPIRIARMVAQTVRMEIITTHTEAEALLLESNLIKKLKPRYNILLRDDKSFPYILITEDHDYPRIVKHRGARAKDGSCFGPFASAWAVNNTINHLQRAFLLRSCTDAVFSNRSRPCLLYQIKRCSAPCVDRVAKAEYDALVDICRDFLTGRSQKILKQLEADMLAASERMDFEQAAMYRDRIRALSQIRSHQDINLEGVEEADVIALHHEGGQSCVQVFFFRSGSNYGNRSYFPRHEQGAEIAEILSAFVGQFYADKPAPKQVLLSHEIEGQELVETALSINNNRKITLQVPKRGGRRKLVEHALTNAKDALGRRMAESASQRKLLEDLADKLELDGTPERIEVYDNSHIQGTNMVGGMIVAGPEGFMKSAYRKFNIKGDIAPGDDFAMMREVLTRRFARAQKEDPDRENGTWPDLCLIDGGLGQLGVAREVLEDLGIEDVMLVGVAKGVDRNAGKEVLHIPGKPPVRLDMQDPVLYFIQRLRDEAHRWAIGTHRAKRSKQIGKSVLDNVPGVGGARKKALLHHFGSARGVADAGLTDLEAVDGISAALARKIYDHFHDTE
- the folB gene encoding dihydroneopterin aldolase codes for the protein MTAGLKQDDNITTLPYADHAGSLRRVFVRDMVVETSIGVYDHEKHAPQRVRINLDLAVLEGEGVQNDDIATVLSYEDLVTGTREICRDGHVNLVETLGEKLADMCLADRRVRKVNVRVEKLDVFDDVAAVGVEIERFNIAR
- a CDS encoding SDR family oxidoreductase yields the protein MTGKMPKTALVTGAAKRIGRALSLDLATQGYDVALHCHSSRRDAEQLAEEIRSLGRRACVISADLGKEEDSSRVVREATAALGPIGVLINNASTFEYDDISTATREGWDYHMEANLRAPFVLSQDFAKRLPAGQKGVIINLIDQRVWNLTPHFMTYTLSKAGLWTLTQTLALALAPHIRVNAIGPGPALPSVRQTQEVFDQQCDQTPLKIGTNPQEICDAVRFFLAAPAITGQMLALDGGQHLNWAPSGEQNMPEE